One stretch of Variovorax sp. 54 DNA includes these proteins:
- a CDS encoding amino acid ABC transporter substrate-binding protein: protein MDFKLPLASAFALVFVCGAASAQDAGTLRKIKESGTIQIGARDSQIPFSYKLSADSAPIGFTNDICLKIVDAVKAKLGLPKIEVRYTMLNSTNRIPLLQNGTVDLDCATTTNTTQRQAQVDFAPSHFVTNITAAVKKNSGINALPDLNGKNVATVSGSTSIQLLRGARKSGTIEVNEIAGKDTSDGFLLLSTGRADAYVLDDVQLAGMIASATNPGDYKILKESLRQEPYGIMLRKDDPEFKALVDETVNGLMKSGAIEQLYTKWFLSPIPPRNANLNFPMTDAVREIYKNPNNKGV, encoded by the coding sequence ATGGACTTCAAACTGCCCCTAGCTTCCGCATTCGCCCTTGTCTTTGTCTGCGGCGCCGCCAGCGCCCAGGACGCCGGCACGCTGCGCAAGATCAAGGAGAGCGGCACGATCCAGATCGGCGCGCGCGACAGCCAGATCCCGTTCTCGTACAAACTGAGTGCGGACAGCGCGCCCATCGGCTTCACCAACGACATCTGCCTGAAGATCGTCGACGCGGTGAAAGCCAAGCTGGGCCTGCCGAAGATCGAGGTGCGCTACACCATGCTCAACTCGACCAACCGCATTCCGCTGCTGCAGAACGGCACGGTCGACCTTGATTGCGCGACCACCACCAACACCACGCAGCGCCAGGCGCAGGTCGACTTTGCGCCGAGCCACTTCGTCACCAACATCACCGCCGCCGTGAAGAAGAACTCGGGCATCAACGCGCTGCCCGATCTGAACGGCAAGAACGTGGCCACCGTGTCGGGCAGCACCTCGATCCAGCTGCTGCGCGGCGCACGCAAGAGCGGCACCATCGAGGTGAACGAGATCGCGGGCAAGGACACCTCCGACGGCTTTCTGCTGCTGTCCACGGGCCGCGCCGATGCCTACGTGCTCGACGACGTGCAGCTGGCCGGCATGATCGCCAGCGCCACCAACCCGGGCGACTACAAGATCCTCAAGGAGTCGCTGCGCCAGGAGCCCTACGGCATCATGCTGCGCAAGGACGACCCCGAGTTCAAGGCGCTGGTCGACGAGACCGTCAACGGTCTCATGAAGTCGGGCGCCATCGAGCAGCTGTACACCAAGTGGTTCCTCTCTCCGATCCCGCCGCGCAACGCGAACCTCAACTTCCCGATGACGGATGCGGTGCGCGAGATCTACAAGAACCCCAACAACAAGGGCGTCTGA
- a CDS encoding FAD-dependent oxidoreductase — translation MTITVTRQDARYNTLKKGFNLRWPATESDAASRIELVENAGDAAAALQRIVDAGLRPTVRSGGHCYEDFVSNNPDGAILDLSLLTQASADRKGDGRYRVAPGTQNWNGYLELYKQHNVTLPGGSCYSVGAGGHICGGGYGLLSRLQGLTVDWLSAVDILTVDARGKVVPRTVDAAREPDLFRACRGAGGGNFGAITGYVFDTLPTAPREVALAVVAFDWATMTPARFAQLLAIYGDYWGTRGKAPDTWGMFSLLKLTHRSSGQIVMLTQFCNPDGTCNDLTVLNDFLERFRACTPVPLKGRAPGVGPAPQRDTGQLLCSKPHTVTRYDWLTATQYLNGSGENQRGKYKSAYMKQNFSAREAQRIYTHLTRTMPGIDLSQSLVQVDSYGGAINKPERINDTAVPQRASIMKLQYQTYWRSAADDAGHLRWISDFFRDVYGTPDVPERFAGTPYPGERYEGCYINYPDNDMLAYPFWPQLYYGDLGLYDFLRKVKRRYDPNNIFHHAMSVRP, via the coding sequence ATGACCATCACCGTGACACGCCAGGACGCTCGCTACAACACCTTGAAGAAGGGCTTCAACCTGCGATGGCCGGCCACGGAATCGGATGCCGCGTCGCGCATCGAGCTGGTGGAAAACGCGGGCGATGCCGCCGCTGCACTACAGCGCATCGTCGATGCGGGCCTGCGGCCCACGGTGCGCAGCGGCGGGCACTGCTATGAAGACTTCGTCTCCAACAACCCCGACGGCGCGATCCTCGACCTGAGCCTGCTCACGCAGGCGAGCGCCGACCGCAAGGGCGACGGCCGCTACCGCGTCGCGCCCGGCACGCAGAACTGGAACGGCTACCTCGAGCTGTACAAGCAGCACAACGTCACGCTGCCCGGCGGCTCCTGCTATTCGGTGGGCGCGGGCGGGCACATCTGCGGCGGCGGCTACGGGCTGCTGTCGCGCCTGCAGGGCCTCACGGTCGACTGGCTTTCGGCGGTGGACATCCTCACGGTCGATGCGCGCGGCAAGGTCGTGCCGCGCACCGTGGATGCGGCGCGCGAGCCCGACCTGTTCCGCGCCTGCCGCGGCGCGGGCGGCGGCAACTTCGGCGCGATCACCGGCTATGTGTTCGACACCCTGCCGACGGCGCCGCGCGAGGTGGCGCTCGCGGTGGTCGCGTTCGACTGGGCCACCATGACGCCCGCGCGCTTTGCCCAGCTGCTCGCCATCTACGGCGACTACTGGGGAACGCGCGGCAAAGCACCCGACACCTGGGGCATGTTCTCGCTGCTCAAGCTCACGCACCGCTCGTCGGGCCAGATCGTGATGCTCACGCAGTTCTGCAATCCCGACGGCACCTGCAACGACTTGACGGTGCTCAACGATTTTCTCGAGCGCTTCCGCGCCTGCACGCCCGTGCCGCTGAAGGGCCGCGCGCCCGGCGTGGGCCCAGCGCCGCAGCGGGACACGGGGCAGCTGCTGTGTTCCAAGCCGCACACCGTGACGCGCTACGACTGGCTCACGGCCACGCAGTACCTCAACGGCTCGGGCGAGAACCAGCGCGGCAAGTACAAGTCGGCCTACATGAAGCAGAACTTCAGCGCCCGCGAAGCGCAGCGCATCTACACGCACCTGACGCGCACGATGCCCGGCATCGACCTGAGCCAGTCGCTGGTGCAGGTCGACTCCTATGGCGGCGCGATCAACAAGCCCGAGCGCATCAACGACACCGCCGTGCCGCAGCGTGCATCGATCATGAAGCTGCAGTACCAGACGTATTGGCGCAGCGCGGCGGACGACGCGGGCCACCTGCGCTGGATCAGCGACTTCTTTCGCGACGTGTACGGAACGCCCGACGTGCCCGAGCGCTTTGCCGGCACGCCCTACCCCGGCGAGCGCTACGAAGGCTGCTACATCAACTACCCGGACAACGACATGCTGGCCTACCCGTTCTGGCCGCAGCTCTACTACGGTGACCTGGGGCTTTACGATTTCCTGCGCAAAGTGAAGCGGCGCTACGACCCGAACAACATCTTTCACCATGCCATGTCGGTGCGGCCCTGA
- a CDS encoding aminotransferase class V-fold PLP-dependent enzyme has product MAVTRADLPQGELFSDALMREVRERFLGIERDHHGRERLYFDNAGGSFRLKAAVERFAQVDAIPDNAERIHETAVELQAMQARGADDLRTILNATGGSVYPSLTASGAMFDMVRAVAENVPGTNMVTTALEHPSAFDAMRLYAERLGRELRVARSNPVTGGVDVDAIVGLIDEHTCVLNVIHASNISGAKLDMAAIVRRAREIKPDLYILVDAVQHAPHGVIDLQQTPVDGINLAPYKFFGCRGSGFAWMSERAAALPHHKLAGKKPGHWELGSSAPWQFAVLTEIVDYVGWLGGHFTAATDRRARFVAGIERIELHERALLATLLDGTAQTPGLRALDGVQVFLDHEDLTQRDLILGIGFDGLDCTQAVVEYGKRGVTVYERVASSIYSKRMLESFGLEGTVRVSPLHCHTMGEMEAFLRVTREIAQAISAA; this is encoded by the coding sequence ATGGCAGTCACACGTGCGGACCTGCCGCAAGGCGAGCTCTTTTCCGATGCGCTGATGCGCGAGGTGCGCGAGCGCTTCCTGGGCATCGAGCGCGACCACCACGGCCGCGAGCGCCTGTACTTCGACAACGCCGGTGGCTCGTTCCGGCTGAAGGCCGCGGTCGAGCGCTTCGCGCAGGTCGACGCCATTCCCGACAACGCCGAGCGCATCCACGAAACCGCCGTCGAGCTGCAGGCCATGCAGGCACGCGGCGCCGACGACCTGCGCACCATTCTCAATGCCACCGGCGGCAGCGTGTACCCCTCGCTCACCGCCTCGGGCGCCATGTTCGACATGGTGCGCGCGGTGGCCGAGAACGTGCCGGGCACGAACATGGTCACGACCGCGCTCGAGCACCCCTCGGCCTTCGACGCCATGCGCCTGTATGCCGAACGCCTTGGCCGCGAACTGCGCGTGGCCAGGAGCAACCCCGTCACCGGCGGTGTCGACGTCGACGCCATCGTCGGGCTGATCGACGAGCACACGTGTGTGCTCAACGTGATCCATGCGTCGAACATCTCGGGCGCCAAGCTCGACATGGCGGCCATCGTGCGGCGCGCGCGGGAGATCAAGCCCGACCTGTACATCCTCGTCGATGCCGTGCAGCACGCGCCGCACGGCGTCATCGACCTGCAGCAGACGCCGGTGGACGGCATCAACCTTGCGCCCTACAAGTTCTTCGGCTGCCGCGGCTCGGGCTTCGCGTGGATGTCGGAGCGCGCGGCTGCGCTGCCGCACCACAAGCTGGCCGGCAAGAAGCCCGGCCACTGGGAGCTGGGCAGCTCGGCGCCGTGGCAGTTCGCGGTGCTCACCGAAATCGTCGACTACGTGGGCTGGCTCGGCGGCCATTTCACTGCTGCCACCGACCGCCGCGCCCGCTTCGTGGCGGGCATCGAGCGCATCGAGCTGCACGAGCGCGCGCTGCTGGCGACGCTGCTCGACGGCACCGCGCAGACGCCGGGCCTGCGCGCGCTGGACGGCGTTCAGGTGTTCCTCGATCACGAAGACCTCACGCAGCGCGATCTGATCCTGGGCATCGGCTTCGATGGGCTCGACTGCACGCAGGCCGTGGTCGAGTACGGCAAGCGCGGCGTGACGGTGTACGAGCGCGTGGCCAGCAGCATCTACTCGAAGCGGATGCTCGAATCCTTCGGGCTCGAAGGCACGGTGCGTGTGTCGCCGCTGCATTGCCACACGATGGGCGAGATGGAGGCCTTTCTGCGCGTGACGCGCGAGATTGCGCAGGCCATCAGCGCTGCGTAG
- a CDS encoding lactonase family protein, protein MTHSPNLSGQNRRAMMQWIGGASALGALTPLVPAGAQTPEAASSAVASTAPAPRFAYVGTYTSDAPGGTAGGPASKGIYVLAIRDGSWTPVQTIASANPSFLAVHPSRRFLYAINEIDSYQGLPTGTAEAYAIDGNDGRLTLLNRQPLSLSGVIPAHLAVSPDGRALAVALYGGGAYNVLPIEADGRLGKVSGIEKETGAGPDAERQESPHPHMVVFDTSGQHLLATDLGTDRINAFTLADGKLALIGRTSVAPGSGPRHLALHPSQRFLYAVNELDATVASFGYDAASGKVGEQRQRVSTVPESYVGQKNAAALVMHPSGQFLYATNRRLKSDHPMADSIAAFRIDASNGALTPLQHWSEGLRFPRALAMAPGGSHLYALSQKGDTILRLRIDPANGKLDQPVQVVQVPTPVCLVFA, encoded by the coding sequence ATGACACACAGCCCCAACCTCTCCGGTCAAAACCGCCGCGCCATGATGCAGTGGATCGGCGGAGCCTCCGCCCTTGGCGCGTTGACGCCCTTGGTCCCCGCTGGTGCGCAGACGCCTGAGGCTGCAAGCAGCGCAGTCGCCAGCACCGCGCCCGCGCCCCGCTTCGCCTACGTCGGCACCTACACCAGCGACGCACCCGGCGGCACCGCCGGTGGCCCGGCATCGAAGGGCATCTACGTGCTCGCGATCAGAGACGGCAGCTGGACGCCAGTGCAGACCATCGCGAGCGCGAACCCTTCGTTCCTCGCGGTGCACCCCAGCCGTCGCTTCCTCTACGCGATCAACGAGATCGACAGCTACCAGGGCTTGCCCACCGGCACGGCCGAGGCCTATGCGATCGATGGGAACGACGGGCGCCTCACACTGCTCAACCGCCAGCCGCTCTCGCTTTCGGGCGTGATCCCCGCGCACCTGGCCGTGTCACCCGATGGCCGCGCGCTCGCCGTGGCGCTGTACGGTGGCGGTGCGTACAACGTGCTGCCCATCGAAGCGGACGGCAGGCTCGGCAAGGTCTCGGGCATCGAGAAGGAAACCGGCGCTGGCCCCGACGCAGAACGGCAGGAATCGCCACATCCGCACATGGTGGTGTTCGATACATCGGGCCAGCACCTGCTCGCCACCGACCTGGGCACCGACCGCATCAATGCCTTCACGCTCGCCGACGGCAAGCTCGCGCTGATCGGTCGCACGTCCGTCGCGCCCGGCAGCGGCCCGCGACACCTCGCGCTGCATCCGTCGCAGCGCTTCCTGTACGCGGTGAACGAACTCGACGCCACGGTCGCCAGCTTCGGCTATGACGCGGCGAGCGGCAAGGTCGGGGAACAGCGCCAGCGCGTCTCGACCGTGCCCGAGAGCTATGTCGGCCAGAAGAACGCGGCGGCGCTGGTGATGCATCCCTCAGGGCAATTTCTGTACGCGACCAACCGGCGCTTGAAGTCGGACCATCCGATGGCCGACAGCATTGCCGCGTTCCGCATCGACGCCAGCAATGGTGCGCTGACACCGCTGCAGCACTGGAGCGAAGGCCTGCGCTTTCCGCGCGCACTGGCGATGGCGCCGGGCGGCAGCCACCTCTACGCGCTCAGCCAGAAGGGCGACACGATCCTGCGCCTGCGCATCGATCCGGCCAACGGCAAGCTGGACCAGCCCGTGCAGGTGGTGCAGGTGCCTACGCCCGTCTGCCTGGTGTTTGCCTGA
- a CDS encoding LysR family transcriptional regulator yields MTFKQLEALYWIARLGGFAQAANQLHTSQSAISKRVHELEQLFDTELFDRSQRTARLTDKGEEMFVLAKKLLDQRDAAVEQFGKPGVVERRIRIGVTELTAMTWLPRLVGLIQQHYPKVILEPDVDDSLQLRDKLLADELDVVIVPHTFADSRMQSKVIGRVKSAWMCKPGVIPSAAATGTVRLHDLARHRMLVQGNNSGTGRAYDAWMKDQGVQPANAIVVSNLVALTGLTVSGLGVSYLPRECLAPLVDAGMLEVIDVTPALPVVRYVAMHKGEHRSALTSSIVMLAQACCDFTRMFQAQATEDTVLD; encoded by the coding sequence ATGACCTTCAAGCAACTCGAAGCCCTGTACTGGATCGCCCGGCTGGGCGGCTTCGCGCAGGCGGCCAACCAGCTGCACACCTCGCAGTCGGCCATTTCCAAGCGCGTGCACGAGCTGGAACAGCTGTTCGACACCGAACTCTTCGACCGCAGCCAGCGCACGGCGCGGCTCACCGACAAGGGCGAAGAGATGTTCGTGCTCGCCAAGAAGCTGCTCGACCAGCGCGATGCCGCCGTCGAACAGTTCGGCAAGCCCGGCGTGGTCGAGCGGCGCATCCGCATCGGCGTGACCGAGCTCACCGCGATGACGTGGCTGCCGCGCCTGGTCGGCCTGATCCAGCAGCACTACCCGAAGGTGATTCTCGAACCCGACGTGGACGACAGCCTGCAGCTGCGCGACAAGCTGCTGGCCGACGAGCTCGACGTGGTCATCGTGCCCCACACCTTCGCCGACTCGCGCATGCAGAGCAAGGTCATCGGCCGCGTGAAGAGCGCGTGGATGTGCAAGCCCGGCGTGATTCCCTCGGCCGCGGCCACCGGCACCGTGCGCCTGCACGACCTCGCGCGCCACCGCATGCTGGTACAGGGCAACAACTCGGGCACCGGCCGCGCCTACGACGCATGGATGAAGGACCAAGGCGTGCAGCCCGCCAACGCGATCGTGGTGAGCAACCTCGTCGCGCTCACGGGGCTCACCGTGTCGGGGCTGGGCGTGAGCTACCTGCCGCGCGAATGCCTCGCGCCGCTGGTCGACGCCGGCATGCTCGAGGTGATCGACGTGACGCCCGCGCTGCCCGTGGTGCGCTACGTGGCCATGCACAAGGGCGAGCACCGCAGCGCGCTCACGTCGTCGATCGTGATGCTGGCGCAGGCGTGCTGCGACTTCACGCGGATGTTCCAGGCGCAGGCCACCGAAGACACAGTGCTGGACTGA
- a CDS encoding DUF6306 domain-containing protein, translating to MRPLPPMPHASPPDDAAPPFADTPAALRAQGLRFPERVEVSSPVCYADELDAAYREAGDREELLAALNELLEAERAGARITLRSAAETDDPALQRLVTDIHRDEVRWCGVLIDAIQSLAATPSTRTGAFYERAMAVPDLGARLALLNRGQGWVVRKLQALLPRIGDAHIHGELTAMLVSHQQNIARLDAQQQAAGGPTQR from the coding sequence ATGCGTCCCCTGCCGCCCATGCCCCACGCCTCCCCGCCCGACGATGCCGCGCCGCCCTTCGCCGACACGCCCGCTGCGCTGCGCGCGCAGGGGCTGCGCTTTCCCGAGCGCGTCGAGGTGTCCTCCCCGGTCTGCTACGCCGACGAACTGGACGCGGCCTACCGCGAAGCCGGCGACCGCGAGGAGCTGCTGGCCGCGCTGAACGAGCTGCTCGAAGCCGAGCGCGCCGGCGCGCGCATCACGCTGCGCAGCGCCGCCGAAACCGACGACCCCGCGCTGCAGCGCCTGGTGACCGACATCCACCGCGACGAGGTGCGCTGGTGCGGCGTGCTGATCGATGCGATCCAGTCGCTGGCCGCCACGCCCAGCACGCGCACCGGCGCGTTCTACGAGCGCGCGATGGCCGTGCCGGACCTGGGCGCGCGCCTGGCGCTGCTCAACCGCGGCCAGGGCTGGGTGGTGCGCAAGCTGCAGGCGCTGCTGCCGCGCATAGGCGATGCGCACATCCACGGCGAGCTGACGGCCATGCTGGTGTCGCACCAGCAGAACATCGCGCGCTTGGACGCGCAACAGCAGGCCGCAGGGGGGCCTACGCAGCGCTGA